Genomic window (Jatrophihabitans sp.):
GGACAGTCGCCGCTGCGCATTTCGCCGTGAGCGTCCGGGTGTATCGCGACGCGCCCCCGCCGGGGTTCGACATCGTCGGCAATCTCGGCGGCGGGGACTGCCTGCTCTACGCGTTGCAGCACGTGTCCCAAGCCTCCCGAGGTTACCTGCTCACCGCGCTCTCCGGCCCGGAGATCACCGCGGCGCGGGCCGCGATCGTGGCCGGGCTGCCGGCCGACGCCCTGCAGAACGCGGTGCGGGCCATCGTCACCGACGCCGTCGCGCAACGGCACATCGCCGGCCTGGGCACCCGGATGCGGGCGCTGCTGAACAACCCCGGGCTGCGGCACGCGGCGGCCTGGGTGCGCACCGCCAGCCAGCGGGCAGCCGCCGAGGAAGCGCTGAAGGCCAGGGCAGAGGCTTCGACATCGGCATCGCCGGCGAAGAAGGACCCGCCGCCGGTGACGAGGCCGCCGGTGATCCGGCACCAGGCCGTCTACGGAGTCGGCGAGCCGCTGGCTGATCAGGCGCTGCTGCACACCGGCGGCAACCACTACGTCGCGCTGGTCAGGCGTCCGGGCTGAGCCGGCCAGCGCCTAAGGTGTTGCCTGACATCTGCCCGCGACAGAAGTTGACCACCGCGCCGGCGTGGCTCGGCGCGCTCGCCAGGAACGAGGTAGCCAGGCCATGCCCGAGCAGCGCCGCCCGGTCGTCGCGATCGTGGACTCCTACACCTGCAGCGACTTCCTGCTGACCGCCTTCCACGCACTCGAGGTCGACGCCGTGCAGGTGAGGAGCGATCCCGGGCTGCCCTCGTTCAGCCCGAGCATGAAGTACCTGGCCACCGTCACCGGCGCCGACACAGCAGCGCTGGCCGACGAGCTCGCCCAGCACTCGCCGATCGCGGTGGTGGCCGGGATGGAGCCCGACGTGCCGCTGGCCGACGCTTTGTCCGAGCGGCTGGGACTGCACAGCAACGGAACGGCGCTGTCCTCGGCCCGCCGGAACAAGTACGACATGGCCGAGACGCTGCGCCGGGCCGGCGTCCGCTGCGCCGAGCAGTTCAAGAGCGACCGGGCCGCCGACATCGTGGCCTGGGCCCAGGCGGCCGGGCGGTATCCGGTGGTGGTGAAGCCGCTGTCCTCGGCCGCCACCGACGGGGTAGCCATCTGCGCCGACGTCGAGCAGGTGCGTGAGGCCGCCGAGGCGGTCCTGGGCACCGAGACGCTCTGGGGCGAGGCCAACGACGAGGTGCTGATCCAGTCCTACCTGGACGGCGTCGAGTACGTCGTCGACATGGTGTCCTGGCAGGGCAGCCGCTACACCTGCGGCGTCTGGGAGTACCACAAGCGGCTGGTGGGCGTTCACAACCTCTATGACTACGAGATCGCGTTGCCGCCCGAGGACGGCCGGGTGGCCGAGCTGATCGACTATGTCGACAGCGCGCTGACAGCGCTGGGCATCGGATACGGGCCCACCCACGCCGAAGTGATCATCACCGCGGACGGCCCGACCCTGGTCGAGGTCGGCGCCCGGACCGCCGGCAACCTGTACCCCGCCTTCTCCGACGAGTGCCTCGGCGTGAACCAGGCCCACCTGGCGGCGCTGGCCTATTCACGGCCGCGGGAGTTCCTCGATTCCTATGCAGGTCGCCGTTACCCGTTGCTGCGGCAGGCCTGCGTCTACAACGCCGTGGTCGACCTCGACGGCGTGGTGCGGCGCGTCAACGCGGACGTGGTGGCCGAGATCGAGGCAATGGACACCGTGTTCGAGCTGAGCCTGAAGTACAAGGAAGGCGCTCGGATCCGGCCGACCTTCGACCTGCTCTCGAGTCCCTTGAAGATCTTTCTGAGGGCGGACTCGCTCGAGGACGTGATGCGCGACTACGCCCGGATCGAGGTTCTCAAGGACCGGCTCTTCGAACTCGACTGAGGACGTCCAGGGCCGCCAGCAGCGGCTCGGTGGCCGCCTCGTCCCGGACCGCGATCCGGATCCACCCCGGGCCCAGGCCGGGAAAGGTGTCGGCCCGGCGCACCGCGATTCCGAGCGATCGCAGCTCGGCGTGCAGGCCCGGCCACGCCGGATGCCTGGTGAGCACGAACGGCCCGGCTCCGTCAGGATGGAGCTCGAAGCCGCGCCTGGCGAGCTCGCCGGTCAGCGCCCGGCGGTGCGCGGTCACCGCGGCGGCCCGGCGGTGCGCCTCCGGCAGCGCCACCTCGGACAGGCAGGCCTGCGCGGCGGCCAGCGCGGGACTTGAGACCGCCCAGTGCGGTTGCACCGCGGCCGCGGTGGCCACCGCGCCGGCGTCACCGAGCAGGTAGCCGACCCGCAGGCCGGCCAGCGCCCAGGTCTTGGTCAGCGAGCGCACCACCACGATGCCGCTCAGGTCCTCCTGCTCGGCCAGGCTTTCCGGCTCGCCGGGAATCGAGTCCAGAAACGCCTCGTCGACGACGACCAGCCGGCCGGGCCGGCGCAGCGCGAGCAGCGCCCGCATCGGGTGCAGCGTGCCGGTCGGGTTGGTCGGGTTGCCGATCACCACCAGGCCGGCCTCGTCCGGTATCCGGTCCGGGTCCAGGGCGAACCAGTCGGCGGGGTCCAGCAGCACCCGGTCGATCCGCCAGCCGGCCGCCCGCAGGGCGACCTCCGGCTCGGTGAACTGCGGGTGCACGATGACGGCCCGGCCGGGCGAGAACCCTTGCGCCAGCAGGGTGAACGCCTCCGAAGCACCCGCGGTCAGCAGCACCTCCGCCACCGGCCGGCGGTGCCAGGCGGCGACCGCCGCGGTCGCGGCCCGCGGATCCGGATAGCGGTCGAGTTGCCGGCAGGCCGCCGCGATCGGCTCGCTCAGCCAGTCCGGCATCGGCTCGGAGCTGACGTTGACAGCGAAGTCGAGCAGCCCACCGGACAGCTCGGCGTCGCCGTGATGGTGCAGATCAGCCAGCCAGTGCCTGGCGATCGCCACCGTGGCGCGCGGGCTGGCGGTCTTGCCGACCAGCAGCTCGACCGCCGCCGCGGGGTTGCCGGCCTGCCAGCCCGGCAGGCCGAGCAGGGCTGCCGCCTCGGCCACGCTGGGCGTCCCCAGCACCGCGTCGACCACCGGGCTGGGATGCGGCACGGCCACCCTGGCCAGCTCGGCCGCCGAGTGCAGCACCAGCGGGACGCCGAGCCGGGCGGCCAGCTCCACCAGGCCCTGCTCACGGGCCTTGCTGTCCACCGTCGCGATCGCGGTGACCGCGGCGGAGTCCAGGCCGAGCTGGTCCAGGGCGATGTCGAGCAACGCCCGGGCCTCTTCCACCGACACCCCGAAGCTGGCGCCCATGCCCGCGATCAGCATCGGCTCGGCCGTCAGGGCCTGGCTCACCGCCGCCGGACGGCGTGGCCTGATACCCCTCACCGGACGGCCTTCACGGTCTGAGGCCCTTCACGGTCTGAGGCCCTTCACGGTCTGAGCCCTTCACCGGCAGGCCTCGACGAAGCGCTGGGCGGCTGAAGGCTGGCCGGCCCAATGGGTGTGCAGGTAGGAGGCGTGAACGCCGGCCGAGCTGAAACCCTGCCGGGCGCCGCCCTGGTCACCGGCGTAGCGCCAGGCGGCCACCTCGCCGTGCGCCGGGTCGGTGACGGTGCGGTGGAACTCGTGGCCGTGCACCCGCTCGCCGGCCCGGGCCACGGCCGAGTCGGCCTCGGCCACCGCCTCCCGGTAGCCCAGTGTCAGCTTGGCGGTCATCCGGGCCCGGGCCTGGATCCGGCCCACCATCGGCTTGCCGTCCAGCTCGGCAGCCAGGTACAGCAGGCCGGCGCACTCAGCGGCGATCGGCCCGTCGAAGGCGGCCAGGTCGGCGCGCAGGCCGGCGTTGTCCGACAGCGCCTCGGCGTGCACCTGCGGAAAACCGCCGCCGATCACCACGCCCCGGCTGCCGCTGGGCAGCGCGGCGTCGCGGGTCGGGTCGAAGGGCAGCACCTCGGCGCCGGCCGCGGTCAGCAACTCGGTGGTCTCGGCGTAGCTGAAGGTGAAAGCGGGCCCGGCGGCCACCGCGATCGGCACCCCGTCGCCGACCCGCTCGACCTCGGCGACCGGGTCCCAGGCGGGCGCGGTCAGCTCCGGCGCCGACTCGGCGATGGCCCGCACCGCCGCCAGGTCCAGGCTCACCTCGATCAACTCGGCCAGCGCGGTCACCGTCCGCTGCGCTTCGTCGTGCCGTTCGGCGGCCGGGATCAGGCCCAGGTGCCGGGACGGGGTGACCACCGCCGCCGACCGGCCGATCGAGCCCACCACCGGCACCCCGACCTCCTCCAGAGCCTGGCGCAGCAGCAGCTCGTGCCGGTCACTGCCGACCCGGTTCAGGATCACCCCGGCGATCCGGATGCCCTTGTCGAACAACTGCATTCCGAGCACCAGGGCCGCCGCGGACCGGCCCTGCGCGGTGGTGTCGAGCACCAGCAGCACCGGCGAGCCGGTGAGCCGGGCGATGTGGGCGGTGGAGGCGAAACCGCCCCGGCCGACCGCGCCGTCGTGCAGTCCCATCACGCCCTCGATCACGGCGATGTCGGCCGGCCGCGGGGTCATCGCCCCATGCCTGAGCAACGGCGCTATCCGGTCCTCACCGACCAGCCAGGCGTCCAGGTTGCGTCCCACCCGGCCGGCGGCCAGGGAGTGGTAGCCGGGATCGATGTAGTCCGGGCCGATCTTGTGGCAGCTGACCTCCAGCCCCTGCCTGCGGAAGGCGGCCAGCAGCCCGGTGGCCACCATGGTCTTGCCGGTGCCACTGGCCGGAGCGGCGATCACCAGCCGGGGCAAGTTCAGTGGCTGGCTCACCACTCGATACCCCGCTGCCCCTTCTGGCCGGCGTCCATCGGATGCTTCACCTTCGTCATCTCGGTCACCAGGTCGGCGTAGTCGAGCAGCGCCGGCGCGGCGTCGCGGCCGGTGATCACCACGTGCTGCGAGCCGGGCCGGGCCGCCAGGGTGGCCACCACCTCGTCGGGGTCCACCCAGCCCCACTTCATCGGGTAGGTGAACTCATCCAGGACGTAGAACCGGTAGCTCTCGGCGGCCAGGTCCCGCTGGATCTGACGCCAGCCCTCCTGGGCGTCGGCGGCGTGGTCGGCCTCGGTGCCGGGGCGCTGGATCCAGGACCAGCCCTCCCCCATCTTGTGCCAGGCCACCGGCGCGCCCTGACCGGTGCTCTGGTGGACGGCGTTCAGCGCGGCGAAAGCCGACTCCTCGCCGACCCGCCACTTGGCGCTCTTGACGAATTGGAACACCCCGACGCTCATGCCGGCGTTCCAGGCCCGCAGCGCCATCCCGAACGCGGCGGTCGACTTACCCTTCATCGACCCGGTGTGCACCATGGTCAGCGGCCGGTTGCGCCGCTGCCGGGTGGTCAGGCCGTCCTGCGGAACGGATTCGGGTTTCCCTTGCGGCATCAGGCGGCCTGCCAATCGTTGACGAGAGTGGTGAGCGGTTCGCTGGTGACCTCGGCCAGCGGCAGGTACTGCGCGTGCAGGTCATAGGCCAGCCGTTGCGCCAGGCCGAGGCGGACCAGTCCTCGCTCGCAATCGATGACGACCATGTCGTGATTGTGCAAGCCGGCTCCGGCGCGGGCCGCGGCCCGGGTGTCGGCCCGGCCGTCGGTGATCAGCACGATCAGCGGCCGGCGCAGCGGATCGCGCAGCAACTCGGTGCGCACCACCTGCGCCGCCTTGGCCACGCCGGCCGCCAGCGGGGTGCGCCCGCCGGTGGCCAAGTCATCCAGCCGCCGGGCAGCGTGGGACACCGACCCGGTCGGCGGCAGCACCAGCTCGGCGCCCTTGTCTCGAAAGGTGATCAGGCCGACCTTGTCACGGCGCTGGTAGGCATCCAGCAGCAGCGACAGAATCGCCGCCTTCACCTCGCTCATCCGCGCTCGGGCCGCCATTGACGCGCTGGCGTCGACCACGAACAGCACCAGGTTGCCCTCCTTGCCGCGCTGGTCGGCGCGCCTGAGGTCCTGGCCGGTCAGCCTGAGCGGGCCGCCGTCATAGGAGCTGCGACCCCGATCCTTCTGGTGCGGGGCGGCGGCGGCCACCGTCGCCCGCAGGTGGATCGGGCCTGCCTGGCTGCCGGGCGGCAGGGCGCGCACGGTCCGGCCACGGCCGGTGCGGGCGGCGGCCCGGCGGCCGGGGGTGGCCAGTGACCCGCCACTGCCGCGCAACACCTTCGCCCGGCCGGCCTTGCCGGTGGCGGCGGTGCTCGCCTGTCCTGCGTTGCCGGCCTGCTGGTCGGTGTCCGGCGCCTCGGCCCGCTCTCCGGCGGTTCGCTGCGGTTCCGGACTGCCTTGCGGTTCCGGACTGCCTTGCGGTTCCTGATGGTCCTGTGCTGGCGGGCTGTTCCGCGCGTCCGCGCTGCCGTCCTGCGCCGCGTCGGGATCTTCGGGTGGCGCGCCGCCGTCCGGACCGGGATCGGGCTCCGGCGGTTCCGGCTCGGTGTCGCGGGCGCGTTCCAGCGCCTCGTCCAGGGCGTCGGCGTCCATGCCGGGCTGGTCGAAGGGGTTGCGCCGGCGGCGGTGCGGCAGTGCCAGCAGCGCAGCGGCCCGGACGTCGGCTTCGAGAACCTCGGTGCGGCCGTGCCAGGCGGCGTGCGCGGCGGCGGTCCGGGCGGTGACGATGTCGGCGCGCATCCCGTCGACGTCGAAGGCCGCGCACACCTCGGCGATCTGGCGCAACGCCGCGTCGCCGAGCACCACGTCGGGCAGCAGCTTGCGGGCCGCGACGATCTGGGCTGCCAGCTCGGCCTCGGCTTTCGCCCATCGCCGCGCGAAGCCGGCCGGGTCGGCGTCGGCGTCCAGCCGGCGACGGACCACGTCGACCCGGACCGCGGGATCGCGGCTGGCCGAGACGTCGACCGTCAGGCCGAACCGGTCCAGCAGCTGTGGCCGCAGCTCGCCCTCCTCCGGATTCATCGATCCGATAAGGACGAACCGGGCCGGATGGCTGACCGAGACGGCGTCTCGCTCGACGTGGTTGCGGCCCATCGCCGCGGCGTCGAGCAGCACGTCCACCAGGTGGTCGGCCAGCAGGTTGACCTCGTCGACGTAGAGGATGCCCCGGTGCGCGGTGGCCAGCAGTCCCGGCTCGAAGGCCCGGACGCCGTGCGCCAGCGCCCGTTCCAGGTCCAGCGAGCCGACCACCCGGTCCTCGGACGCGCCGACCGGCAGCTCCACCAGCCGGGCCGGCACCGTGACGGATTCGACGGCGGCGTGCGGGTCGGCGGCCTGCGGGTCGGCGGTGTGCGGGTCGGCGGTGTGCGGGCCGTCCGGGCAGTGCGGTTCCGGCGCGGCCGGGTCGCAGCCGAACCGGCAGCCGGCGACCACGTCGATGGCTGGCAGCAGCGCGGCCAGGCCGCGGACCGCCGTCGACTTGGCGGTGCCCTTCTCGCCGCGCACCAGCACGCCGCCGATGGCCGGTGACACCGCGTTGAGCAGCAGCGCCAGCCGCATCTCCTCCGCGCCCAGCACCGCCGAGAACGGGTAGCCGGTGTCCAGATAGCCCTTGTTCATATAGCCCTTGTCGTTGATCGTCTTGGCGTCGGAAGTCTTGTCGGTGATGGTCGTGGCGTCGGAAGTCTTGCCGGTGATGGTCGTGGCGTCAGGAGTGTCGCCAGAAGTGATTGTCATGGCTTCGGTGCTCCTGGGGGCAGAAACGGCAGGCCGGACGGCGGACCGGCGGTGATCAGGTCGGTCAACGCCTCGATGTCCAGGCCGGCCTCGACGGCGTCGGCCAGCCGGTCCAGCTGGCGGGCCCGGCCGGCGGCGATCTCGGTGTCCGGCGCGGCGGTGAAGTCGCGGCCGGTGACGGCGGCGATCCTGGTGAGGAACCGGCGGCGGAACTCGTCGCTGTCGAAGGCGCCGTGCCACATGGTGCCCCAGACCGAGCCCACCCGGTAGCCGTCCAAGAAGGGTTCGCACGGCTCGGCATTGCTTGGGTCGGCGTTGCTTGGGTCGTCACCGCCCCGGTTGTCGCCGTCCGGCAGCAGCGTGGTGCGGCCGTGATGGATCTCGTAGCCGGTGCTGACAGCCGCCCCGAACGCCTCGCCGGTGGGCCGGCCGAGGATCTTGTCCTGCTGAAAGCGCACCGTCACCGGCAGCAGCCCGAGCCCCGGCACCGTGCCCGCGCCGGACTCGACGTCATCGACGATGGCCCGGGCCAGCATCTGGTAGCCGCCGCAGATGCCGAGCACCGGAGCGCCCTGCCCGGCGCGCTCGGCCAGCGCGGCGGCCAGGCCCTGCTCGCGCAGCCAGGCCAGGTCGGCGACGGTGGCCCGGCTGCCCGGCAGCACCGCCAGGTCGGCGGCGGCGACCTCGGTCGGCGAGGCGGTCCAGCGCACCGTCACGCCCGGCTCGGCGCCGAGCGCGTCCACGTCGGTGGAGTTCGAGGTCCGGGGCAGCCTGATCGCGGCCACCGTCAGCCGGTCGGCGCCGGTCGGCGGGCCGCCATCCAGGGCCGGCGGGGTGGACAGGGAGTCCTCGGCGTCCAACCGCAGGTCGGGCAGCCACGGCAGCACCCCGAACACCGGACGCCCGGTCAGCTGCTTCAACATGTCCAGCCCCGGCGCCAGCAGCCGGTCGTCGCCGCGGAACTTGTTCACCACGAAGCCGGCGATCAGGGACTGGTCGCGCTCGCTGAGCAGCGCCACGGTGCCGTAGAGCGCGGCGAACACGCCGCCCCGGTCGATGTCGCCGACCACCAGGGTGGGCAGCTCGCGCTGGTCGGCCAGCCACATGTTGGCCAGGTCGCTCTCGCGCAGGTTGACCTCGGCCGGGCTGCCGGCGCCCTCGCAGATCACCACGTCATAGCGCTGGCGCAGCTCGTCATAGCTGGCCAGCACCTCCTTGCGCAGCGCGGACTTGAACTGCCGGTAGTCCAGCGCGCTGGCCTCGGCGTAGGGGCGGCCGTGCAGCAGCACGTGCGAGCGCCGGTCGCTGCCCGGCTTGAGCAGCACCGGGTTCATCAGCACGCTGGCCTCGATGCCGCAGGCCTCGGCTTGCAGCGCCTGGGCGCGGCCGATCTCGCCGCCGTCGGCCGCGACAGCGGAGTTGTTGGACATGTTCTGGGCCTTGAACGGGGCCACCGAGACGCCGCGCCGGGCCAGCAACCGGCACAGGCCGGCGGTGAGCAGGCTCTTGCCCGCGTCCGAACTGGCTCCGGCGACCAGCAGCGAGCCCTTCACGCCGGCCTGCCTTTGCAGGTGGCTCTGTCGCGCAGGAGCAGCGCGGTGACCAGCACCGCCAGGGTGGCGTACTGGGTCAGGTGGCTGAGTTTCGTCGCTCGCGGGATGTCGTGCGGTTCCGGCGCCCGGCCGGCGCCGAGGAGCGGACGGTGCTCGGTGTGGCTGGGGTAGCTGGTCGGGCCGCCGAGGGCCAGCCCGAGCGCGCCGGCCGCCGCGGCCTCGCACTGGCCGGCGTTGGGGCTGGGGTGGCCGCCCGCGTCACGGTTCCAAGCGCGGTAGGCCCGGGCGGGTGAGCCGCCGACCTGGCCGGCCAGCGCGACGGTCAGCGCGGCGGTGAGTCGTGAGGGTAAGAGGTTGGCGAGGTCGTCCAGCCGGGCAGCGGCGGTGCCGAACCGGGCGTAGCGGGGCGAGCGGTGCCCGACCATGGCGTCCAGGGTGTTGACGGCGCGGTAGCCGAGCAGGCCGGGCAGGCCGGCGACGGCGCCCCAGAACAGCGGCGCGGTGACCGAGTCGGAGGTGTTCTCGGCGACCGACTCGACGGTGGCTCGGGCCAGGCCCTTGCTGTCCAGCTGCGCGGGGTCACGGCCGCACAGGCTGGGGATCAGGGCCCGGGCGGCTTCGGTGTCGTCGCGGTTCAGCGCGGTGGCCAGGTCAGCGGCGATCCGGCGCAGGCTGCGGCCGCCGATCACGGTCCAGGTGGCGGCGGCGATGGCGACGGTCCTGGCGGTGGGGTGCTGGGCGGCGCGCCGCTCGACCAGGGCCGCGGCGGCGGTCACCGGCAGCACGCAGGCCAGCGCGTAGGTCGCGCCGGCGAGGCGGTCGTCGCGGTAGATCCTGCGCTCCAGGGCGGCGGCGGCGGCGCCGAAGCCGGCCACCGGATGCCCGCCCCGGGGGTCGCCGAGCAGCTCATCGGCCAGCACGCCGAGGACCAGGCCGACTGCGACCGGAAATCGGGACATCTAGGGTGAGAGCGCGCGTTGTCGGATGGCTCGGGCTGGCGTCATTCAAACCTCCGTCGGGTGTCCACGCCCTGGGGCTACTGCCGACGACCGAAGTATCCTGGCTCCCGAATCTGCCAGGCCTACGGCCCAGCGCGCTCGCCCCATCTTCCAGCCGCGAGGCCGTGATGTAGCGGGGTCCGCTCATCGGTGACAGTGGCGGGACCGCGCCGGATTCGCACCGGACTTCCTTCACTGTCGTCGTTGCCGCCCACCCAACCACAGGGGGTCGGACCGGTCAACGTGAGGTCGCTGGGGTGCCTGGGCAGGGTCGCCGCCGGATTTCGAGCGGTCCAACGGGCTCTGCTAAGGTTCTCTCTCGTGCCCACCGGCCAGGGGGCACGATGTTGTAGGCGCCGCTAGCTCAACTGGCAGAGCAGCTGACTCTTAATCAGCGGGTTCGGGGTTCGAGTCCCTGGCGGCGCACAACGTAGTGGATCCCGACATCATGCTGTGCGCTTCGGCGCGGACTGACCCACCGAAGCAAAGGGCTATCGGTCCGCAAGACATATTCGGCAGGCCTGCCAGCCCAGTACGCTGCTGGGCATGGCCGACGTCACGATCTTGCACAACACCGCCTGCTCGACGTCGAAACATGCGTTGGCCGAAGCCGACAACACCGCAACCGCCGCCGAGGTCGTGCACTACCTCAAGACGCCACTCGACCGCGCCGCGCTGTTGGCCCTGATCGGCAAGTTAGAGGATCCGCCGGCGGACCTGGTTCGCAAGGACCCTCACTTCGCTCAGCTCGGCCTCGACGCCGATGACTTCGTCACGCCCGAGGCGGTGGCCGACCTTCTTGTCGAGCATCCGCGCCTGATGCAGCGCCCGGTGCTGATCAAGGGCGAGCGCGCCATCATCGGCCGCCCCAAGGACCGTGTTCGCCCCTTCCTGGAGCCCTAGCGGGCAGGCAGGCCGACGTCCCCGCTCGCCCTCCTACGCATTCTTGCCGCGGACAGCGCTCGTCGATCTCGGGCAGGCGCTTCGTTCGAGGTAGCAGCGAGGATCACGCCCCATGGGCGCTCCTGCATCCGCATCAACGACTCACGACACGAGCGACTCAGATGATCACCGATGAGCTGCGAATCCCGCTCTCAACTTCGAAGAGCCAAAATGGCGACAGCGGCGACGTCATGGCAACGCATCGCCTGAGCGCAGCTCGGGATGGAGCTGGCGCAGGGGAGGGCAATCGACGAGCAGAGGCAGGAACTCACCCGTCCCCACCACCTGCCCCGCCTCCAGCATCACCACGATGTCGGCTCGCATGAGAGTCGGAAGCTTGTTCGTGACGATCAGGAGAGTCTGACCCGACGCCTGAGCACTGGTGATCAACCGGTCCCACAACACCGTCTCGGTCTGCACGTCCAAGGCGGCGGACACGTCGTCGATGACCAACAGGTCAGCTTCGCGGGCTAGCATCCGCGCCGCGGCCAGGCGGTGACGTTGCCCGCCCGAGAGCAGGTAGCCACGAGGTCCCACCGCCGTGTCGAAACCCTCGGGCATCGCCGCGAGGTCTTGCTCGAAGACCGCCCGGTAGGCCGCATCGCGCTCGATATCGCCGTCGCTGGGGAGACCGAGCAGGATGTTCTGCCGGACGGTGTCACTGAAAAATTGCGGGTTCTGCGGCAGATAGGCGCACCGCGGGGGTTTCAGGAAGCTGGCGGGATCAGCAATCGGTTCGCCGTTCCAGTACACCGTCCCGGCGTCGGCCGGCAGCATTCCCAGCAGACACTGGACGAGGGTGCTCTTGCCAGATCCGACTTGGCCGGTGATGACCGTCATCGAGCCCCGGACGAGCGCCAGGTCGACGTCCCGCAGCGCGAACCCGTCCGGTCCGTACCGGTAGGACAAGCCGCGTATCTCGAGCTGCCGCAGCTCATCCGCGGAGGAGCCCGGATGTTTGTCCGCCGTTGCCTCGGGAGGCCCGCCGCGCAGGTACAGCGGGCGGCGCCGACCCAGCTCTGCGATGTGCTCGCCTTGCTGCAACGCGGCCAATCGCTCGGCGGAAACCCTGGCCTGCCGCCATTGTCGTAGGAAGTCGCCGAGCACGACGACGCCAATCCCCACCTCCTGCAGCAGGTAGGTGAACAGCGCGAGGTCACCCACCGTGAAATCGCCCTGGCGGAAGTCGTCGGTTGAGACGAGGAGGATGAGGCCGACGCCAAGAGCCAGGACGAAAGCCGATGAGGAGTGCAGGACTGCGACGAAGACGTTGTCGCGGACGGCGGCCTGGCGCCGCACCCTGTTGTGCTGGACCAGCCGCGCGATCACATGACTTTGTGCTCCGCTAAGCTTGATCAGCTGAATATTGGCGAAGATTTCCTGTAGGAAACCCGACACCTCACCGGCTGCCTGCCTGCTGCGCCTCCGAAACCGGTTGATGCGCTGCCCGGCGCTGTAGCTGATCAGTATGACGCCGAGTACTGGCAGCAGTACGAGCACGGTCACTCGTAGGTTGATATGCACCATCACCGCGACCGCCACCGTCGTGAACGACAACGACGAGGTCAGATTCGTCAGGCCGCCGCGCTTGCACAGCGCCTCCACGACCTCACGCACATCTTCCATGAACCGGTTCAGCGCATCGCCGACCGGCGTGGGCAGCGCGCGTGCCGCCGGCAGCGACATTATCCGGTCGAACAGGTTTTGCCGCAGCAGTGCCAGCAGGACACCGCGGAGGGCGGTGTCGGCGGCCATCCACCCGATGCCGAGACCAACG
Coding sequences:
- a CDS encoding cobyric acid synthase; translation: MKGSLLVAGASSDAGKSLLTAGLCRLLARRGVSVAPFKAQNMSNNSAVAADGGEIGRAQALQAEACGIEASVLMNPVLLKPGSDRRSHVLLHGRPYAEASALDYRQFKSALRKEVLASYDELRQRYDVVICEGAGSPAEVNLRESDLANMWLADQRELPTLVVGDIDRGGVFAALYGTVALLSERDQSLIAGFVVNKFRGDDRLLAPGLDMLKQLTGRPVFGVLPWLPDLRLDAEDSLSTPPALDGGPPTGADRLTVAAIRLPRTSNSTDVDALGAEPGVTVRWTASPTEVAAADLAVLPGSRATVADLAWLREQGLAAALAERAGQGAPVLGICGGYQMLARAIVDDVESGAGTVPGLGLLPVTVRFQQDKILGRPTGEAFGAAVSTGYEIHHGRTTLLPDGDNRGGDDPSNADPSNAEPCEPFLDGYRVGSVWGTMWHGAFDSDEFRRRFLTRIAAVTGRDFTAAPDTEIAAGRARQLDRLADAVEAGLDIEALTDLITAGPPSGLPFLPPGAPKP
- the cobC gene encoding Rv2231c family pyridoxal phosphate-dependent protein CobC yields the protein MRGIRPRRPAAVSQALTAEPMLIAGMGASFGVSVEEARALLDIALDQLGLDSAAVTAIATVDSKAREQGLVELAARLGVPLVLHSAAELARVAVPHPSPVVDAVLGTPSVAEAAALLGLPGWQAGNPAAAVELLVGKTASPRATVAIARHWLADLHHHGDAELSGGLLDFAVNVSSEPMPDWLSEPIAAACRQLDRYPDPRAATAAVAAWHRRPVAEVLLTAGASEAFTLLAQGFSPGRAVIVHPQFTEPEVALRAAGWRIDRVLLDPADWFALDPDRIPDEAGLVVIGNPTNPTGTLHPMRALLALRRPGRLVVVDEAFLDSIPGEPESLAEQEDLSGIVVVRSLTKTWALAGLRVGYLLGDAGAVATAAAVQPHWAVSSPALAAAQACLSEVALPEAHRRAAAVTAHRRALTGELARRGFELHPDGAGPFVLTRHPAWPGLHAELRSLGIAVRRADTFPGLGPGWIRIAVRDEAATEPLLAALDVLSRVRRAGP
- the cobO gene encoding cob(I)yrinic acid a,c-diamide adenosyltransferase, which encodes MPQGKPESVPQDGLTTRQRRNRPLTMVHTGSMKGKSTAAFGMALRAWNAGMSVGVFQFVKSAKWRVGEESAFAALNAVHQSTGQGAPVAWHKMGEGWSWIQRPGTEADHAADAQEGWRQIQRDLAAESYRFYVLDEFTYPMKWGWVDPDEVVATLAARPGSQHVVITGRDAAPALLDYADLVTEMTKVKHPMDAGQKGQRGIEW
- a CDS encoding magnesium chelatase subunit D family protein; protein product: MTITSGDTPDATTITGKTSDATTITDKTSDAKTINDKGYMNKGYLDTGYPFSAVLGAEEMRLALLLNAVSPAIGGVLVRGEKGTAKSTAVRGLAALLPAIDVVAGCRFGCDPAAPEPHCPDGPHTADPHTADPQAADPHAAVESVTVPARLVELPVGASEDRVVGSLDLERALAHGVRAFEPGLLATAHRGILYVDEVNLLADHLVDVLLDAAAMGRNHVERDAVSVSHPARFVLIGSMNPEEGELRPQLLDRFGLTVDVSASRDPAVRVDVVRRRLDADADPAGFARRWAKAEAELAAQIVAARKLLPDVVLGDAALRQIAEVCAAFDVDGMRADIVTARTAAAHAAWHGRTEVLEADVRAAALLALPHRRRRNPFDQPGMDADALDEALERARDTEPEPPEPDPGPDGGAPPEDPDAAQDGSADARNSPPAQDHQEPQGSPEPQGSPEPQRTAGERAEAPDTDQQAGNAGQASTAATGKAGRAKVLRGSGGSLATPGRRAAARTGRGRTVRALPPGSQAGPIHLRATVAAAAPHQKDRGRSSYDGGPLRLTGQDLRRADQRGKEGNLVLFVVDASASMAARARMSEVKAAILSLLLDAYQRRDKVGLITFRDKGAELVLPPTGSVSHAARRLDDLATGGRTPLAAGVAKAAQVVRTELLRDPLRRPLIVLITDGRADTRAAARAGAGLHNHDMVVIDCERGLVRLGLAQRLAYDLHAQYLPLAEVTSEPLTTLVNDWQAA
- a CDS encoding ATP-grasp domain-containing protein; amino-acid sequence: MPEQRRPVVAIVDSYTCSDFLLTAFHALEVDAVQVRSDPGLPSFSPSMKYLATVTGADTAALADELAQHSPIAVVAGMEPDVPLADALSERLGLHSNGTALSSARRNKYDMAETLRRAGVRCAEQFKSDRAADIVAWAQAAGRYPVVVKPLSSAATDGVAICADVEQVREAAEAVLGTETLWGEANDEVLIQSYLDGVEYVVDMVSWQGSRYTCGVWEYHKRLVGVHNLYDYEIALPPEDGRVAELIDYVDSALTALGIGYGPTHAEVIITADGPTLVEVGARTAGNLYPAFSDECLGVNQAHLAALAYSRPREFLDSYAGRRYPLLRQACVYNAVVDLDGVVRRVNADVVAEIEAMDTVFELSLKYKEGARIRPTFDLLSSPLKIFLRADSLEDVMRDYARIEVLKDRLFELD
- a CDS encoding cobyrinate a,c-diamide synthase produces the protein MSQPLNLPRLVIAAPASGTGKTMVATGLLAAFRRQGLEVSCHKIGPDYIDPGYHSLAAGRVGRNLDAWLVGEDRIAPLLRHGAMTPRPADIAVIEGVMGLHDGAVGRGGFASTAHIARLTGSPVLLVLDTTAQGRSAAALVLGMQLFDKGIRIAGVILNRVGSDRHELLLRQALEEVGVPVVGSIGRSAAVVTPSRHLGLIPAAERHDEAQRTVTALAELIEVSLDLAAVRAIAESAPELTAPAWDPVAEVERVGDGVPIAVAAGPAFTFSYAETTELLTAAGAEVLPFDPTRDAALPSGSRGVVIGGGFPQVHAEALSDNAGLRADLAAFDGPIAAECAGLLYLAAELDGKPMVGRIQARARMTAKLTLGYREAVAEADSAVARAGERVHGHEFHRTVTDPAHGEVAAWRYAGDQGGARQGFSSAGVHASYLHTHWAGQPSAAQRFVEACR